A genomic stretch from Chryseobacterium sp. SNU WT5 includes:
- a CDS encoding stage II sporulation protein M, which translates to MREVAFIKQNKEKWLGIEQVIAGKIKKNPDDLSSLYINLVNDLSFAQTYYPKSKTTIYLNNLSSLIFQRIYKTKRSEQNRLLEFFKTEVPLLVHHYRRYLFYAFGFFILFTLIGFISAYYDKDFVRIILGDEYVNKTIENIEKGNAVGVYQQGSNWGSSIAIIFNNLKVGAILFIYGVFGGVGTLYALLQNSIMLGSFQYFFHEHGALKESASGIWLHGVFEIFSMVVEAMAGLILGASILFPKTYSRFNSFKLGFKDAFKIFLSTVPFTIVAGFIEGYVTRYALVMPGFINVLLIFGTLSLIGYYYFIYPYLVAKKTQLHDSILSEERLRNVH; encoded by the coding sequence ATGAGAGAGGTTGCGTTTATCAAACAAAATAAAGAAAAATGGTTGGGAATCGAGCAGGTTATCGCTGGAAAAATTAAAAAAAATCCAGATGATCTCTCGTCGCTGTACATTAATTTGGTAAATGACTTATCGTTTGCACAAACTTATTATCCCAAAAGCAAAACCACGATTTATCTCAACAATCTTTCCTCGCTTATTTTCCAGCGAATTTATAAAACCAAACGGTCAGAACAAAATCGATTGTTGGAGTTTTTTAAAACTGAAGTTCCACTTTTGGTTCATCACTATCGTAGGTATTTATTTTATGCGTTCGGCTTCTTTATTCTTTTTACTTTAATTGGTTTTATTTCAGCGTATTACGACAAAGATTTTGTACGGATTATTTTGGGAGATGAATATGTGAACAAAACCATTGAGAATATTGAAAAAGGAAATGCGGTTGGCGTTTATCAGCAAGGTTCAAACTGGGGAAGTTCGATTGCTATTATTTTTAATAATCTTAAAGTTGGTGCTATTCTCTTTATTTACGGCGTTTTCGGTGGAGTAGGAACTTTATATGCGTTACTGCAAAATAGCATTATGCTCGGTTCATTTCAATACTTTTTCCATGAACATGGGGCGTTAAAAGAAAGTGCCAGTGGGATTTGGCTTCATGGAGTATTCGAAATTTTCAGCATGGTTGTGGAAGCGATGGCTGGATTAATTTTAGGAGCCTCAATTCTTTTTCCGAAAACTTATTCGCGATTTAATTCCTTTAAATTAGGTTTTAAAGATGCTTTTAAAATATTTTTAAGTACGGTTCCATTTACGATTGTCGCAGGATTTATTGAAGGTTATGTTACCAGATACGCTTTGGTAATGCCTGGATTTATTAATGTTCTGCTAATATTTGGGACGCTTTCGTTAATCGGCTACTATTATTTTATATATCCATATTTAGTAGCAAAAAAAACACAATTACATGATTCAATTTTATCAGAAGAGAGACTTCGGAACGTTCATTAG
- a CDS encoding GxxExxY protein produces the protein MITQSFLTDLTYKINGAAIEVHKNLGPGLLEMVYHKCLIEEFTLRNINFKSEVVVPIIYKGKSLNCDLRCDFLVENLIVVEIKSVSTVSDIHRAQLLNYMNLLKVPKGILLNFNVINLYHEGQETLVNKYYEMLM, from the coding sequence ATGATTACACAAAGTTTTTTAACAGATTTGACTTACAAAATTAATGGTGCCGCAATTGAAGTTCACAAGAATTTAGGTCCCGGACTGCTTGAAATGGTTTATCATAAATGCTTGATTGAAGAATTTACCTTAAGAAATATTAATTTTAAAAGTGAAGTTGTGGTCCCTATTATTTATAAAGGTAAAAGTTTAAATTGTGATTTAAGATGTGATTTTTTAGTTGAAAATCTAATTGTTGTAGAAATAAAATCAGTTTCGACAGTAAGTGATATCCATAGAGCACAGTTACTAAATTACATGAATTTATTAAAAGTTCCAAAGGGAATATTGTTAAATTTCAATGTCATCAACCTTTATCACGAAGGACAAGAAACCTTAGTAAATAAATATTATGAAATGTTAATGTAA
- a CDS encoding RDD family protein: protein MSLIAINTSQNVNINFNTASIGERILAFIIDLLIKGAYVLILFWILFKVFNFASYINGLDNWSQMAVYIILTVPIHIYTLVSESLMEGQTFGKKLLKIKVVKIDGFQASFGDYLMRWFFRLIDVFSNSGVVGLVSMIVSKHNQRLGGIASGTAVISLKNRVNISHTILENLKEDYIPLFPQVIALTDNDVRIIKENYQKALKIDDRQVVSKLSTKIKEILKLEIDPTKMTERQFINVVIKDYNFYTGKDL, encoded by the coding sequence ATGTCGCTCATTGCCATAAATACTTCACAAAATGTAAATATAAATTTCAATACTGCGAGTATTGGTGAGCGCATTTTGGCCTTCATTATAGATCTTCTCATTAAAGGAGCCTATGTTCTGATTCTTTTCTGGATTCTTTTCAAAGTGTTTAATTTCGCATCGTATATCAACGGTCTTGATAATTGGTCGCAAATGGCCGTATATATTATCCTTACGGTTCCGATTCACATTTACACTTTGGTTAGTGAAAGTCTAATGGAAGGACAGACTTTTGGCAAGAAACTTCTCAAAATAAAAGTGGTGAAAATCGATGGATTCCAAGCGAGTTTCGGAGACTATTTGATGCGGTGGTTCTTTCGATTGATTGATGTTTTCTCCAATTCAGGCGTGGTCGGTTTAGTCAGCATGATCGTTTCTAAACACAACCAAAGACTGGGTGGAATTGCTTCCGGCACCGCAGTTATTTCATTAAAAAACCGCGTCAATATTTCACATACCATTTTAGAAAACCTAAAAGAAGATTATATTCCTCTTTTCCCGCAAGTGATCGCCTTAACTGATAACGACGTAAGAATCATTAAAGAAAATTATCAAAAAGCACTGAAAATTGATGATCGCCAGGTCGTTTCAAAACTGTCAACTAAAATCAAAGAGATTCTGAAACTGGAAATTGATCCCACCAAAATGACGGAGCGACAATTCATCAACGTCGTCATTAAAGACTATAATTTCTACACGGGAAAGGATCTGTAA
- a CDS encoding AAA family ATPase gives MENFENQNQENTNTEFHSRLDMTELQQSLELVKAEIGKVIIGQESMIEHLLVALLSNGHVLIEGVPGVAKTITAKLLAKTIDVGFSRIQFTPDLMPSDILGTSIFNVKNSEFEFKKGPIFSSFILIDEINRSPAKTQAALFEVMEERQITIDGKQYEMQEPFLVVATQNPIEHEGTYRLPEAQLDRFLFKINVGYPNLSQEVQIIKNQHENRLEDKTDAVQKVISGAQLKMYQNLVKDVVVETHLLEYIAKIIVNTRENQFLYLGASPRASLALLTASKSFAAVRGRDFVTPEDIKEASYAVLRHRVMVSPEHEMEGLTADEIIRQILEAIEIPR, from the coding sequence ATGGAAAATTTTGAAAATCAAAATCAAGAAAATACAAATACAGAATTTCATTCCCGATTGGATATGACCGAACTTCAACAAAGTCTGGAATTGGTAAAAGCCGAAATTGGAAAAGTAATTATCGGGCAAGAATCGATGATTGAACATTTATTGGTCGCGCTTTTATCCAATGGACACGTTTTGATAGAAGGTGTGCCGGGCGTGGCGAAAACCATTACGGCAAAATTATTGGCAAAAACGATCGATGTTGGTTTCAGTAGAATTCAGTTTACACCAGATTTAATGCCGTCAGATATTTTGGGAACTTCTATTTTTAACGTTAAAAATTCTGAGTTTGAATTTAAAAAAGGACCCATATTTTCCAGTTTTATTTTGATTGATGAGATCAACCGTTCACCAGCAAAAACGCAAGCTGCTTTGTTTGAAGTCATGGAAGAACGCCAAATCACCATAGATGGAAAACAGTACGAAATGCAGGAACCTTTCCTCGTTGTTGCTACTCAAAATCCAATTGAGCACGAAGGAACGTATCGACTTCCGGAAGCCCAACTCGACCGTTTTCTTTTCAAAATAAATGTCGGTTATCCGAATCTTTCGCAAGAAGTACAAATCATTAAAAACCAACATGAAAATAGATTAGAAGATAAAACCGATGCCGTTCAGAAAGTGATTTCCGGAGCGCAGTTGAAAATGTATCAGAATCTTGTAAAAGATGTGGTCGTGGAAACTCATTTGTTAGAATATATCGCAAAAATTATAGTGAACACGAGAGAGAATCAATTCCTCTATTTAGGTGCTTCACCGAGAGCAAGTCTGGCTTTATTGACGGCGTCCAAATCTTTTGCCGCCGTTCGTGGAAGAGATTTCGTAACACCAGAAGATATCAAAGAGGCAAGTTACGCCGTTCTGCGCCATCGCGTAATGGTTTCCCCCGAACATGAAATGGAGGGTTTAACTGCCGATGAAATTATTCGTCAGATTCTGGAAGCAATTGAAATTCCGAGATAG
- a CDS encoding OsmC family protein, with protein sequence MKITLNRINDDYLFECTNSLGNKILLNNTSQSESKEGVSPMETILMAVAGCSGIDMVSILKKQRQEITGFKAEVEGERIQVDEAKPFKTIIVKFFVEGNIDRTKAERAAALSFEKYCSVSKTMEPNVTVNYEVFVNGEKVGI encoded by the coding sequence ATGAAAATTACCCTTAATAGAATCAACGACGATTATTTATTTGAATGCACCAATTCGTTGGGCAACAAAATACTTTTAAACAATACTTCGCAATCAGAAAGTAAAGAAGGTGTTTCTCCGATGGAAACTATTTTAATGGCCGTAGCAGGTTGCAGTGGAATCGACATGGTTTCAATCCTAAAAAAGCAAAGACAGGAAATCACGGGATTCAAAGCAGAAGTAGAAGGCGAAAGAATTCAGGTTGACGAAGCCAAACCATTTAAAACCATTATCGTGAAGTTTTTTGTCGAAGGAAATATCGATCGTACAAAAGCAGAACGAGCTGCGGCACTTTCATTCGAAAAATATTGTTCTGTTTCAAAAACCATGGAGCCGAATGTAACGGTGAATTATGAGGTTTTTGTGAATGGCGAGAAAGTGGGAATATAA
- a CDS encoding DUF58 domain-containing protein, with product MKNLYINNRFFFTLFGVGFIYVLAFFFPVLMWAAHGLLILVVIAFIVDFMLLFNQKNAVQAQRILPEKLSNGDQNSIKIDLKNNYPFTIKTKVIDEIPFQFQKRDFNIERTIDKNKNILFEYILEPKERGEYSFGNLNVFAQSPLGLVSKRFTFQKEAILPSYPSFIHLRKYELMALQNEFLLGGIKKIRKLGHTMEFEQIKEYVPGDDVRTINWKATSKRNQLMVNQFQDEKSQRIFMLIDNGRTMQMPFNGLSLLDYSINATMALSHIILKKNDRAGMMTFSKKTEHKVAADNKSGQLRKISEALYNIQTNSYESDFSRLYQDVKYTIGQRSLILLFTNFETLDAVNRQMKYLRGIAKNHLLVIIFFKNAELQSVINSNPENIQEVYDEIIAEKFEYEKKLIIQELRKFGIYTVYTLPENLNIEVINKYLEIKARGIL from the coding sequence ATGAAAAACCTATACATCAATAACCGTTTTTTCTTCACGCTTTTTGGCGTGGGATTTATCTATGTGCTGGCTTTTTTCTTTCCAGTATTGATGTGGGCTGCGCATGGTTTATTGATTTTGGTGGTGATTGCTTTTATTGTGGATTTCATGCTTTTATTTAATCAAAAAAATGCGGTGCAGGCACAAAGAATTTTACCGGAAAAATTATCAAATGGCGATCAGAATTCTATAAAAATTGATCTAAAAAACAATTATCCTTTTACCATTAAAACAAAGGTTATTGACGAAATTCCGTTTCAGTTTCAAAAGCGCGATTTTAATATTGAAAGAACCATTGATAAAAATAAAAATATCCTTTTTGAGTATATTTTAGAACCGAAAGAACGCGGTGAATACAGTTTTGGGAACCTTAATGTATTTGCGCAGTCACCTTTAGGATTGGTTTCTAAGAGATTTACTTTTCAGAAAGAAGCGATTTTGCCGAGCTATCCGTCGTTTATTCATTTAAGAAAATATGAATTGATGGCGCTCCAAAACGAATTTCTTTTAGGTGGAATTAAAAAGATCCGCAAACTCGGTCACACGATGGAGTTTGAGCAGATCAAAGAATATGTGCCCGGAGATGACGTGCGAACCATTAACTGGAAAGCGACTTCGAAACGAAATCAGTTGATGGTGAATCAGTTTCAGGATGAGAAATCACAACGAATCTTTATGTTGATTGATAACGGCAGAACGATGCAAATGCCTTTCAATGGATTGAGTTTACTCGATTATTCCATTAATGCTACAATGGCTCTAAGTCACATTATTCTCAAAAAAAATGACCGCGCCGGAATGATGACGTTCTCCAAGAAGACAGAGCACAAAGTGGCTGCGGATAATAAATCGGGACAGTTGAGAAAGATCTCTGAAGCACTTTATAATATTCAAACCAACTCATACGAAAGTGACTTTAGTCGATTATATCAGGATGTAAAATATACGATTGGACAAAGAAGTTTGATTTTACTTTTTACCAATTTCGAAACTTTGGATGCCGTAAATCGACAAATGAAATATTTGCGTGGAATTGCGAAAAACCATTTGTTGGTGATTATTTTCTTTAAAAATGCGGAACTTCAAAGTGTAATCAACTCTAATCCGGAAAACATTCAGGAAGTGTATGATGAGATCATCGCCGAGAAGTTCGAGTACGAAAAAAAATTAATTATTCAGGAACTTCGAAAGTTTGGAATTTACACCGTTTATACTTTGCCTGAAAATTTGAATATTGAAGTCATTAATAAATATTTGGAAATTAAAGCAAGAGGGATTTTGTAA
- a CDS encoding DUF4013 domain-containing protein, with the protein MIQFYQKRDFGTFISDTFAFFKEHGKNYFKNYLLINGILLILMVIIFVLGYRELFSQMLGSNTSGQNYYFEAYFQENQAVLILVSTIVFILFLAVTMVSYSYPILYLKRLTETGNKNIKADEILNDLKNNVGRFFKLFLGLFFIVTPLAMIVFGLTVVLMFILIGFFLLILLGPALMNVVNFLMFDYFNTRKGFFESLSYAVRAQFSYKNGREKSPFWKYWGSTIVMYFIIQTVSSIFTMIPMMFIFGGMMTIPETGELQQNPFEGPMGIFIFILYGVSLLFSFLMMNVIFVNSGLQYYDSRTDLHRNVDLSEIDTIGTHEI; encoded by the coding sequence ATGATTCAATTTTATCAGAAGAGAGACTTCGGAACGTTCATTAGCGACACGTTTGCTTTTTTTAAAGAGCACGGGAAAAACTATTTCAAAAATTATCTTTTAATCAATGGGATTTTATTAATTCTGATGGTGATTATTTTTGTCTTGGGTTATCGGGAGTTATTTTCGCAAATGTTGGGCTCGAATACCAGCGGACAGAATTATTATTTTGAAGCCTATTTTCAAGAGAATCAAGCGGTGCTGATTTTAGTATCCACCATTGTATTTATTCTATTTCTGGCAGTGACCATGGTTTCGTATTCTTATCCGATTTTATATCTGAAAAGATTAACAGAAACTGGAAATAAGAACATTAAAGCCGATGAGATTTTAAACGATTTGAAAAATAATGTCGGGCGGTTTTTTAAATTATTTCTCGGATTGTTTTTTATTGTAACTCCATTAGCAATGATCGTTTTCGGGTTAACGGTGGTTTTAATGTTTATCCTTATCGGATTCTTTTTACTGATATTATTGGGACCAGCCTTGATGAACGTCGTGAATTTTTTAATGTTCGATTATTTCAATACGAGAAAAGGATTTTTTGAATCTTTAAGTTATGCCGTAAGAGCGCAATTCTCCTATAAAAATGGAAGAGAAAAATCTCCATTTTGGAAATATTGGGGTTCGACCATTGTCATGTATTTTATTATTCAAACGGTATCTTCTATTTTCACTATGATCCCAATGATGTTCATTTTTGGTGGAATGATGACGATTCCGGAAACTGGCGAATTACAACAAAATCCTTTTGAAGGTCCGATGGGAATTTTCATTTTTATCTTGTATGGCGTATCGCTTCTATTTTCATTTTTAATGATGAACGTTATTTTCGTCAACTCCGGTTTGCAGTATTACGACAGCCGAACAGACCTTCACAGAAACGTAGACTTATCAGAAATTGATACGATTGGCACCCATGAAATTTAG
- a CDS encoding DUF4350 domain-containing protein codes for MNKTFKLYGLIFIIVMVVLALLELSKSAVTDWRKNFDVNEKSPFGLFIFSKEVDQLLNDKVKRTNFSPYDFYKTQKLKPHNILIIESEIDSESWNKILQNVKKGSDAMVLTGSFSRKIADSLGFFVSKVNYEDRYLLTLTDHKFSKDSLLLDKLPSGKVFELIIEKHEILGIEESETKIANFIKINHGKGHLYLHSEPLILTNYYLLKPGNEKYVQDVFSYLPNRETVWFSGDNKNVAESRSPLRFILASPGLRYAWWLLLGGLLLFIIFNAKRKQRIVPIIEAKKNKSVEFVKSIGNLYLQEGDFHDMMAKKAQYFLNRVRMDLMIDTKDLDEKFINLLHLKTGKSVEKIKEATELIKKGQDPYASVMQADLMKMNKLLDEILL; via the coding sequence ATGAATAAGACGTTCAAATTATATGGTTTAATTTTCATCATCGTGATGGTGGTTTTGGCGTTGCTGGAATTGAGCAAATCCGCCGTTACCGATTGGCGTAAAAATTTCGACGTTAATGAAAAATCACCTTTCGGACTTTTTATTTTTTCTAAAGAAGTTGATCAACTGTTGAATGATAAAGTAAAACGAACCAATTTTTCACCTTATGACTTCTACAAAACTCAAAAATTAAAACCGCATAACATCTTAATAATCGAGTCAGAAATAGATTCGGAATCCTGGAACAAAATTCTTCAGAACGTAAAAAAAGGTTCAGACGCAATGGTACTAACCGGTTCCTTTAGTCGAAAGATAGCAGATTCTCTTGGATTCTTTGTGTCCAAGGTCAATTATGAAGACCGTTATTTGTTAACATTAACTGATCATAAATTTTCGAAGGATTCATTACTGTTAGATAAGCTACCCTCAGGAAAAGTATTTGAACTGATTATCGAAAAACATGAAATTTTAGGAATAGAAGAAAGTGAAACTAAAATTGCAAATTTTATAAAGATTAATCACGGGAAAGGTCATCTTTATTTACATTCAGAACCTTTGATATTGACCAATTACTATTTACTAAAACCCGGAAACGAGAAATATGTTCAAGATGTATTTTCTTATCTACCTAATCGTGAAACAGTTTGGTTTTCAGGTGATAATAAAAATGTAGCAGAATCTCGTTCGCCGTTGCGATTTATTTTAGCCAGTCCTGGTTTGCGTTATGCTTGGTGGTTATTATTAGGCGGACTTTTACTGTTTATCATTTTTAATGCAAAACGCAAACAGAGAATTGTTCCCATTATTGAAGCCAAGAAAAATAAATCGGTTGAATTTGTAAAAAGCATCGGGAATTTATATTTACAGGAAGGAGATTTTCACGATATGATGGCCAAGAAAGCGCAATACTTTCTGAATCGGGTGAGAATGGATTTAATGATTGATACCAAAGATTTAGATGAGAAATTTATCAACCTTCTCCATTTGAAAACAGGAAAAAGTGTGGAGAAAATTAAAGAAGCCACCGAATTGATAAAAAAAGGACAGGATCCTTATGCAAGCGTGATGCAGGCAGATTTAATGAAAATGAATAAGTTGTTAGACGAGATTTTACTTTAA
- a CDS encoding DUF4129 domain-containing protein, whose translation MKFRIVIFISLLQFISGSSQELPPPPMSGYKDSVQISKNGQYYTDSLLLEKPTTDNIVFSKSFEEKFQSKYKGSDYDYTTIKPRESLWQKIQKRIRKILESIFGKVDPNKTEKYAENIMRIFAIIVIGFVLYFLIKFLLGKDGNFFFSKKNKKFKIADQDLHENIHEINFSESIKKFERQKDYRSAVRYQFLLVLKKLADKKLITWNAEKTNKDYLSELKTKELKMGFKELAYIFDYVWYGEFEVNEENYNTFKQKFLNFKI comes from the coding sequence ATGAAATTTAGGATAGTCATCTTCATTTCTCTATTACAATTTATATCCGGAAGTTCTCAGGAACTTCCGCCACCACCGATGTCCGGTTATAAAGATTCTGTGCAAATTTCTAAAAACGGGCAGTATTATACCGATTCTCTTTTGCTTGAAAAACCGACGACCGATAATATTGTTTTTTCAAAAAGTTTTGAAGAGAAATTTCAATCCAAATACAAAGGTTCAGATTACGATTACACGACTATAAAACCAAGAGAATCGCTTTGGCAAAAAATTCAGAAAAGAATTCGCAAAATTCTGGAATCGATTTTTGGCAAAGTTGACCCAAACAAAACGGAAAAATATGCTGAGAATATTATGCGAATTTTTGCGATAATCGTTATCGGGTTTGTCCTTTACTTTTTAATAAAATTTTTATTGGGCAAAGACGGAAATTTCTTTTTCAGCAAGAAAAATAAAAAATTCAAAATTGCCGATCAGGATCTTCACGAGAATATCCACGAAATTAATTTCAGCGAAAGCATTAAAAAATTTGAACGACAGAAAGATTACCGTTCTGCAGTTCGCTATCAATTTTTATTAGTCTTAAAGAAATTGGCTGATAAAAAGCTCATTACCTGGAATGCCGAAAAAACCAATAAGGATTATTTGTCAGAGTTAAAAACCAAAGAATTAAAAATGGGTTTCAAAGAACTGGCTTATATTTTCGATTATGTTTGGTATGGTGAATTTGAGGTGAATGAAGAGAATTATAATACCTTCAAACAGAAGTTTTTAAATTTTAAGATATAA
- a CDS encoding MGH1-like glycoside hydrolase domain-containing protein: MMTEKDRMRDENWRTWGPYVSNRQWGTVREDYSATGNAWGFTTYREACSRAYRWSEDGIAGICDSKQRICFGLSFWNRKDKMLKERFFGLSNHEGNHGEDVKEMYYYLDNTPTHSYMKMVYKYPITEFPYDDLIAENGRRTKDEPEYELVDTQVFANDNYFDIFIEYAKINHDDFLIRVTVVNRSKEKAPIVVLPTVWFRNNWTWGYGSYKPQLKSEQHGIIEINHESLPLKKLYARNPKTKAVFCDNESNPNIVAGTKNSAHFFKDGINNFLVNGDDTAINPEGFGTKASFLIEEEVEAGETKIFDFRLSPHDMENAFFDFDEVFSLRKQETADFYGEIQSEIKNEEERNVQRQAFAGLLWNKQFYHYNVSKWLNGDPNLEAPRQFDHFVRNTEWEHMQNKDIISMPDKWEYPWFATWDLAFHCVPFAILDSTFAKSQLKLLTKEWYIHPNGQLPAYEWDFSDVNPPVHAWSTFRVFKIDEHTNGKPDIPFLESVFQKLLLNFTWWVNRKDKNGNNVFGGGFLGLDNIGAFDRNMEFKNGDHLEQADGTSWMAMFALNMMRISMELALYNPIYEDMAIKFFEHYLYIAEAMENIGQLKNGLWNEEDGFFYDLLQLNNGDSIPLKLRSIVGLIPLFAVEIVEHDLLEKLPNFRERMEWILKNKPKLADLVSHWEVEGKGGKHLMSILRKTRLKRVLSRMVDEKEFLSDYGIRSLSKVYEENPFTFSVDGKQFNVKYTPAESDSSMFGGNSNWRGPIWFPINFLIVESLQRFHYYYEDNFQIEYPANSNEMRNLDFVANDLSKRLYSIFSKDEHGNRPFNGGNDLLNHNEFFKNYIMFHEYFNGDTGEGIGASHQTGWTATIAKLIQPRMGSRPQ; this comes from the coding sequence ATGATGACCGAGAAAGATAGAATGCGTGATGAAAACTGGAGAACATGGGGCCCTTATGTGAGTAACAGACAATGGGGAACGGTTCGCGAAGACTACAGTGCCACCGGAAATGCGTGGGGATTCACGACTTATAGGGAAGCATGCAGCAGAGCATATCGATGGAGTGAAGATGGAATTGCGGGAATTTGTGATAGTAAACAACGTATTTGTTTTGGTCTATCATTTTGGAATCGTAAAGATAAAATGTTAAAAGAGCGATTTTTCGGCTTAAGTAATCACGAGGGAAATCACGGTGAAGATGTAAAAGAAATGTATTACTATTTGGATAATACACCTACCCATTCTTACATGAAAATGGTATATAAATATCCGATTACTGAATTTCCTTATGATGATTTAATCGCGGAAAATGGGAGAAGAACAAAAGATGAACCCGAATATGAACTTGTTGACACCCAGGTTTTTGCCAACGATAATTACTTTGACATTTTCATTGAATACGCCAAAATAAACCACGATGATTTTCTCATTCGTGTAACCGTTGTCAACCGAAGTAAGGAAAAAGCACCAATAGTCGTTTTGCCCACTGTTTGGTTCAGAAATAACTGGACTTGGGGATATGGATCTTATAAACCACAACTAAAATCGGAGCAACACGGAATCATTGAAATCAATCACGAATCTCTTCCCTTAAAAAAATTATATGCTAGAAATCCTAAGACTAAAGCTGTTTTTTGTGATAACGAAAGTAATCCAAATATAGTCGCCGGCACTAAAAATAGCGCTCACTTTTTCAAAGATGGTATCAATAATTTCCTCGTTAATGGAGATGACACTGCAATTAATCCAGAAGGATTTGGAACTAAAGCAAGTTTTCTTATCGAGGAAGAAGTTGAAGCAGGTGAAACAAAAATATTTGACTTTAGACTCAGTCCGCATGACATGGAAAATGCGTTTTTTGACTTCGACGAAGTATTTAGTTTAAGAAAACAAGAAACCGCAGATTTCTATGGCGAAATCCAAAGTGAGATTAAAAACGAAGAGGAGAGAAACGTTCAGCGACAGGCATTTGCGGGTCTTTTATGGAATAAGCAATTTTACCATTACAATGTTTCAAAATGGCTGAATGGCGATCCTAATTTGGAAGCTCCCCGACAATTTGATCACTTCGTGAGAAACACAGAGTGGGAGCATATGCAGAATAAAGATATTATTTCTATGCCAGACAAATGGGAATACCCATGGTTTGCAACCTGGGATTTGGCCTTCCACTGTGTTCCTTTTGCAATCCTTGATTCTACCTTTGCAAAAAGCCAGTTGAAACTGCTAACAAAAGAGTGGTATATTCATCCTAATGGTCAACTTCCTGCATACGAATGGGACTTCAGCGACGTAAATCCTCCTGTTCATGCATGGTCTACTTTCCGCGTTTTTAAAATCGATGAGCATACGAATGGCAAACCAGACATTCCCTTCCTGGAAAGTGTTTTTCAAAAGTTATTACTCAATTTTACCTGGTGGGTCAACCGAAAAGATAAAAATGGTAATAACGTCTTCGGTGGTGGATTTCTGGGCCTTGATAATATTGGCGCCTTCGACCGAAACATGGAATTTAAAAACGGGGATCATCTGGAACAAGCAGATGGAACAAGCTGGATGGCGATGTTTGCTTTGAATATGATGCGAATATCAATGGAGTTAGCGCTTTACAATCCAATTTATGAGGATATGGCGATTAAATTCTTTGAGCACTACTTATATATAGCTGAAGCAATGGAAAATATTGGACAGCTTAAAAATGGATTATGGAATGAGGAAGATGGATTTTTCTATGACCTTTTACAATTAAACAACGGGGATTCTATTCCGCTTAAATTAAGAAGTATTGTTGGTTTGATTCCTTTGTTTGCTGTGGAAATTGTTGAACATGATCTATTAGAAAAACTTCCTAACTTCAGGGAAAGAATGGAATGGATTCTTAAAAACAAACCGAAACTTGCAGATTTAGTTTCGCATTGGGAAGTAGAAGGAAAAGGAGGAAAACACTTAATGAGTATCTTAAGAAAAACAAGATTAAAAAGAGTTTTAAGCCGAATGGTAGATGAAAAAGAATTTTTATCTGATTATGGAATTCGATCTCTGTCGAAAGTATACGAAGAAAACCCTTTCACTTTTTCCGTAGATGGCAAACAATTCAATGTTAAATATACGCCTGCCGAAAGTGACAGCAGTATGTTTGGAGGCAACAGTAACTGGCGTGGGCCGATCTGGTTCCCCATTAATTTTCTGATTGTGGAAAGTCTACAGCGTTTTCATTACTATTATGAAGATAATTTTCAAATCGAATATCCTGCTAACAGTAATGAAATGCGAAATTTAGATTTTGTGGCAAATGATTTAAGCAAACGCCTCTACTCTATTTTCAGCAAAGATGAACACGGAAACAGACCGTTCAATGGTGGAAATGATCTATTGAATCACAATGAATTCTTCAAAAACTATATTATGTTTCACGAATATTTCAACGGTGATACCGGTGAAGGAATCGGCGCTTCTCACCAAACCGGCTGGACGGCTACCATTGCCAAATTAATTCAGCCGAGAATGGGATCGAGACCGCAATAG